One stretch of Leishmania panamensis strain MHOM/PA/94/PSC-1 chromosome 29 sequence DNA includes these proteins:
- a CDS encoding hypothetical protein (TriTrypDB/GeneDB-style sysID: LpmP.29.2010) — protein sequence MAVSRTARCCAAVARRFLKPSVVSPSNAILALTHSARFVCTPEADRRCTSSGLPTGVCADTFEACPVCSSSKGNCASSNLKRSGGTATGMGRPQRGTKVHLFSKSAQQLTPAQLTHFSHLGGLLQRLSCLRWPSSNAMQMASKAAEAYPLLSQEGEGASQPPQTWTSTECGHALHNELFVASRVIASPYHHALPAETDTVACCDEAFTGVNHAFHKRVNPAGATLQGILKGCAEQNALGAAAASGCIYADVADVFLLAARSSPMTSSRHVQELGKRITAPVPAICSSCATACRKAGPHAAQADAIFPCPECWRHLCHVARARLQQERPPLRLFVYAASPAATVHLFSVAQQRMKTMEAPMDVCIVSG from the coding sequence ATGGCCGTTTCTCGCAccgctcgctgctgtgccgccgtaGCACGGCGTTTCTTGAAGCCGTCCGTGGTGTCTCCCTCCAACGCCATCTTAGCACTCACGCACTCCGCTCGATTTGTGTGCACCCCTGAGGCGGATAGACGCTGCACTTCATCTGGTTTGCCGACTGGCGTGTGTGCCGATACCTTCGAGGCGTGCcccgtgtgcagcagcagcaaaggtAACTGCGCCAGCAGTAATTTAAAGCGAAGCGGAGGGACTGCGACCGGGATGGGTCGTCCTCAACGAGGCACCAAGGTACATCTCTTCTCCAAGTCGGCGCAGCAACTTACCCCCGCGCAACTGACCCACTTCAGTCATTTGGGAGGACTTCTCCAGCGGCTGTCTTGTCTTCGATGGCCGTCAAGCAATGCCATGCAAATGGCCAGCAAGGCTGCTGAAGCGTACCCCCTGTTGTCccaagagggggagggtgctTCACAGCCGCCTCAAACTTGGACCTCCACAGAGTGCGGGCACGCGCTTCACAACGAGCTGTTTGTCGCGAGTCGCGTGATTGCCTCTCCCTACCACCACGCACTCCCTGCAGAGACGGACACCGTCGCTTGCTGTGATGAGGCCTTCACAGGGGTCAACCATGCGTTTCACAAGCGCGTCAATCCTGCCGGGGCGACGCTACAGGGAATACTGAAGGGTTGCGCGGAGCAGAATGCactcggcgctgcggctgccagCGGCTGTATCTACGCCGACGTGGCAGACGTGTTTCTCCTGGCTGCTCGCTCCTCACCGATGACTTCTTCTCGTCACGTACAAGAGCTGGGTAAAAGGATCACTGCACCGGTACCAGCCATATGCAGCTCTTGTGCGACTGCCTGTCGCAAGGCAGGCCCACATGCGGCACAAGCGGACGCGATCTTTCCCTGTCCGGAGTGCTGGCGTCATTTATGCCAtgtggcgcgtgcgcgccTTCAACAAGAgcgaccgccgctgcgcttgtTTGTCTACGCCGCCTCGCCGGCTGCCACAgtgcacctcttctccgtagctcagcagcgcatgaAGACGATGGAAGCGCCTATGGATGTCTGCATTGTGTCAGGTTAA
- a CDS encoding hypothetical protein (TriTrypDB/GeneDB-style sysID: LpmP.29.2020) yields the protein MTPPLQAQCIDTPSSQLVIQRSLGQFLRSGSECVCVCTCAPVMAEGATDATPCGYPRTFSAELIRHCEDGCIPPEVFADARVLLDDEHRRRYVRINPRCEERVLDVGAEVVMRPETALQSALMDTSTWLSPEEGKVADTLEAAVRAGTTATPSKAADGAGISQWGIHCTCGTVPRAIVLRLGLAGLTGLPLASVEPVAWLPCGVFALPWSYAMGDSPLFHDGTLIAMDAASIAAVVALHPRKGDRVLDLCCAPGMKLGLLADAVTRDHTGGACSPLSAVSPPLIDGIAVGVDVNLSRLYMARSTLKKQQQQPKHQGHSTTGTQPSLPVCLFAGDGCRFSLGSAAAALNLTGSVVNVGTGLTTEEKRRLQRQHDTTAITARWNRRRSTLKEALSAGPHEAESSPPPYVVYAPSYARTLLATWLQEKACGLQTADSTAPLPQPQPLLFDRVLVDAECSHDGSVAHMQLDEQHENTTDAVSDSASGKHVAWSAASTIQKGRGVDNEYRMHHMNLGVSSDGVESNREKASLVSSQPLSSFHAGSSEQSTAEAPPSSSASLFALQSGLLDNGYRQLRPGGTLLYATCSYSYLQNEYVVRRFLERANAVAEKAEEGDAGSTLTGCDAPRRVMAVLVPAFSYAHEEDEKSVSRVAGDDGVAACIRVDSEAQRHDVQRLLDAHAFDYGTVQRGHARYASLEGLDRSVSSADEHVALGSRFWPRIFRSSFLYVAKIWKKPLDVAVSVKDGNGGMGNDK from the coding sequence ATGACGCCTCCTCTACAAGCACAGTGCATAgacaccccctcctctcagcTGGTCATTCAGCGATCACTAGGACAATTTCTTCGTTCTGGCAGcgagtgtgtatgtgtctgtaCGTGTGCTCCTGTCATGGCTGAGGGTGCCACTGATGCAACGCCCTGCGGGTACCCGCGCACATTTTCGGCTGAACTTATACGTCATTGCGAAGATGGCTGTATTCCACCCGAGGTGTTCGCTGACGCGCGCGTGTTGCTCGACGACGAACACCGGCGCCGCTATGTCCGCATTAATCCAAGGTGCGAGGAGCGGGTACTGGACGTTGGGGCGGAAGTTGTTATGCGGCCGGAAACGGCGTTGCAGTCAGCGCTGATGGACACAAGTACGTGGCTGTCTCCtgaagaggggaaggtggCCGACACGCTGGAGGCCGCTGTGCGTGCAGGCACCACAGCGACACCGTCGAAGGCTGCAGATGGCGCTGGCATCTCCCAATGGGGAATCCATTGCACTTGCGGCACTGTTCCGCGCGCCATTGTATTACGTCTTGGGCTCGCTGGACTTACAGGCTTGCCCTTGGCGTCCGTCGAGCCAGTGGCGTGGCTGCCTTGCGGTGTGTTTGCCCTCCCGTGGTCCTACGCCATGGGCGATAGCCCTCTTTTTCACGACGGAACGCTCATCGCGATGGATGCGGCGTCGATagccgcggtggtggctcTGCATCCGCGCAAGGGGGATCGTGTTCTGGACTTGTGCTGCGCTCCTGGCATGAAGCTGGGACTTTTGGCGGATGCAGTGACAAGGGACCACACAGGCGGCGCctgctcgccgctctccGCGGTGTCACCGCCGCTAATAGACGGCATCGCTGTTGGTGTGGATGTGAATCTCTCTCGTCTTTATATGGCTCGATCCACACTgaaaaagcagcagcagcagccgaagcaCCAGGGGCACAGCACTACTGGCACTCAGCCATCGCTTcctgtgtgcttgtttgCCGGGGATGGGTGTCGCTTCTCCTTgggaagcgcagcggcagcgctcaaTCTCACTGGATCAGTCGTGAATGTTGGCACGGGGCTGACAACAGAGGAAAAGCGGCGACTTCAGCGCCAGCACGACACAACAGCGATAACGGCAAGATGGAATCGAAGGCGTTCAACCTTGAAAGAAGCCCTGTCTGCGGGGCCTCACGAGGCAGAGTCGAGTCCACCGCCGTATGTCGTCTATGCACCTAGCTACGCTCGCACCCTCCTGGCGACATGGTTGCAGGAAAAGGCTTGCGGCTTGCAAACGGCAGACTCAaccgcgccactgccgcagccgcagccgttGCTGTTTGACCGCGTTCTTGTGGATGCAGAATGCTCACATGATGGTTCTGTCGCCCACATGCAGCTCGACGAGCAGCACGAGAACACTACTGATGCGGTCAGCGACTCTGCGTCTGGTAAACACGTGGCGTGGTCGGCTGCATCAACTATCCAGAAAGGCCGAGGCGTTGACAACGAGTATCGCATGCATCACATGAACCTTGGCGTCTCAAGCGATGGAGTGGAGtcaaacagagaaaaggcgtCACTCGTATCCTCACAGCCTCTTTCAAGCTTCCAtgctggcagcagcgagcagagCACGGCAGaagctcccccctcttcatctgcctctctcttcgctcttcaGTCGGGGCTTCTAGACAATGGCTATCGACAACTTCGACCAGGTGGAACGCTCTTGTACGCCACTTGCTCCTACTCGTACCTGCAGAACGAGTATGTCGTGCGCCGATTCTTGGAGCGTGCGAATGCCGTCGCTGAGAAGGCTGAAGAAGGTGATGCGGGCAGTACCCTCACGGGCTGCGACGCCCCGAGAAGAGTGATGGCAGTTTTGGTACCGGCCTTCTCTTACGCGCatgaggaagacgagaagaGTGTGTCGCGCGTTgccggcgacgacggcgtcgctgcctgcATACGTGTGGATAGCGAAGCACAACGGCATGATGTGCAGCGACTTCTGGATGCACACGCCTTCGACTACGGCACCGTGCAGAGAGGGCATGCCAGGTACGCTTCTCTTGAAGGTCTGGACCGCAGCGTCTCTTCGGCGGACGAGCACGTCGCCTTGGGGAGTCGCTTCTGGCCTCGCATTTTTCGGTCGAGTTTCCTCTACGTGGCAAAGATATGGAAGAAGCCCCTAGACGTCGCGGTATCCGTGAAGGATGGAAACGGCGGCATGGGGAATGACAAGTAA
- a CDS encoding hypothetical protein (TriTrypDB/GeneDB-style sysID: LpmP.29.2030): protein MRRTLVLHKQRHSREANVGRLLYGKRKNLVHHTSEAKPSVTAVLAQTPTERLPAAVKHALQVNELNREQIVTLLKQHRALRRFDRTEVVVQALRDAKQPLTSQHYCVLMAHANDERQTRKALQFWKEAASEGKMNERLHGALLSTYRNAGNWRAAMQHCESIWQDQQVLDPLAVHAVMNACRRYGPWQMGLKVFSDAVQHGTRPNNVVYLELLRLIAQCKIPARWTYGLAILRALEASMEVTAGHYNAVLSTMGGRNWEKGIKLFHSMHEHNVQPSTETLNTVQQLHSHSVAHCIRCVAEAHALGMPVTDTMYRNVLLNLFRLQLNHEATQFAEREYKLDCVDTGNALTHTLALSVAMVDALLSHPRPHDALLVYESFQDKIGDVVAAATRQLGTSGSLDQRWLVQGRVAVVDHNVLLSTTFESLTHHYDSVFIPFAAVRLLTRRAREDGNSVQGRHIKMTLRRIGLLLKREEWRMLRVLPYAHQLLAHTYLSEGGPATPEALKALRDEAEKQNLLPESPLIPTTTAKGLSTYGQALLERLTPVGEAAEVSSAVGIDREVERDTEITAQDLVIRHGRGGAAGTAASSLASQQASCAATVPFPTVLRSSHRITSVERVTAVAAMLKSLNPDTEVHVLSTSASQLAAVQHWNAVRVGVLLVAVHYPDQLRQLAPPAPPLRESATGAAVMATGVTGPARRF from the coding sequence ATGCGGCGCACTCTGGTGCTGCACAAGCAGAGACATTCGCGCGAGGCGAACGTGGGTCGACTTCTCTACGGCAAGCGTAAAAACCTTGTTCATCATACCAGCGAGGCCAAGCCCTCTGTCACGGCTGTTCTAGCGCAGACCCCGACGGAGCGGCTGCCGGCGGCTGTGAAGCACGCCCTGCAGGTCAACGAACTCAACCGGGAGCAGATTGTCACCCTTCtcaagcagcaccgcgcgctgcgccggtTCGACCGTACCGAGGTAGTCGTTCAGGCCCTTCGTGATGCCAAGCAGCCCCTGACATCGCAACACTACTGCGTCCTCATGGCTCACGCGAATGACGAGCGGCAAACGCGCAAAGCACTGCAATTCTGGAAGGAAGCCGCCTCGGAGGGTAAAATGAATGAGCGCCTTCATGGTGCTCTCCTGTCGACCTACCGCAACGCTGGAAACTGGAGGGCGGCTATGCAGCACTGCGAAAGCATCTGGCAGGACCAGCAGGTGCTAGACCCACTTGCCGTTCACGCTGTCATGAACGCGTGCCGCCGCTACGGACCCTGGCAGATGGGCCTGAAGGTCTTCTCGGACGCTGTTCAGCATGGTACAAGGCCAAACAATGTCGTCTACCTCGAGCTTCTTCGCCTCATTGCACAATGCAAGATACCGGCGCGGTGGACGTACGGTCTGGCGATTCTACGCGCACTGGAGGCAAGCATGGAGGTGACAGCGGGGCACTACAATGCGGTACTCTCCACAATGGGGGGCCGCAACTGGGAGAAGGGTATCAAATTGTTTCACTCCATGCACGAGCACAACGTGCAGCCCAGCACGGAGACTCTCAACACAGTCCAGCAACTCCATTCGCACAGCGTGGCCCACTGTATCCGGTGTGTCGCTGAGGCACACGCGCTTGGCATGCCAGTAACAGACACAATGTACCGAAACGTACTGCTGAACCTGTTCCGACTGCAGCTAAACCACGAGGCAACCCAGTTTGCTGAGCGCGAGTACAAGCTGGACTGCGTGGATACTGGCAACGCGCTGACGCACACGCTTGCCCTGAGTGTCGCCATGGTGGATGCACTGCTCTCCCATCCCCGTCCTCATGACGCCCTGCTCGTGTATGAGTCCTTTCAGGATAAGATCGGCGACGTTGTGGCAGCCgcgacgcggcagctggGGACAAGCGGCTCGCTGGATCAGCGTTGGCTAGTCCAAGGACGGGTGGCGGTGGTTGACCACAACGTGCTGCTCTCGACGACTTTCGAGTCCCTTACTCACCATTACGACTCGGTGTTTATCCCGTTTGCTGCCGTGCGACTGCTGACTAGGCGCGCCCGTGAGGATGGCAATTCGGTGCAAGGGCGCCATATAAAGATGACTCTGCGTCGCATTGGACTCCTGCTGAAGCGGGAGGAGTGGCGCATGCTACGGGTGCTTCCCTATGCGCATCAACTTCTTGCGCATACATACCTCTCCGAAGGTGGCCCTGCCACTCCCGAGGCGCTGAAGGCGTTACGTgacgaggcggagaagcagaATCTACTGCCCGAAAGCCCGCTGATTCCGACCACAACTGCGAAGGGCCTTTCCACGTATGGCCAAGCGCTGTTGGAGCGACTAACACCTGTCGGGGAAGCCGCTGAGGTGTCCTCCGCTGTTGGTATTGATCGTGAAGTTGAACGTGACACAGAGATCACCGCACAGGATCTCGTGATACGCCACggacgtggcggcgctgccggtaCAGCCGCTTCCTCGCTCGCTTCTCAGCAGGCGTCGTGCGCCGCGACCGTCCCCTTTCCGACGGTGCTACGCTCTTCTCACCGCATCACCTCGGTGGAGCgcgtgacggcggtggccgccatGCTGAAGTCCCTCAACCCCGATACGGAGGTGCATGTGCTCTCTACAAGCGCGTCGCAActcgcagcagtgcagcactgGAATGCAGTGCGCGTTGGCGTCCTTCTTGTAGCGGTGCATTACCCTGACCAACTCAGGCAGCTGGCcccgcctgcaccaccactcaGAGAAagcgccaccggcgctgcggtgatggCAACCGGTGTTACAGGGCCAGCGCGACGATTTTAA
- a CDS encoding serine/threonine protein kinase, putative (TriTrypDB/GeneDB-style sysID: LpmP.29.2040): MAQNAYPPSWESSYSHSRSGGPPLYPVLPEQMIGSYVIRETIGRGSFGKVKKGRHVHTGEYVAIKILNRQKLKSANMDRKIHREIEILQLFSHPNICRLYEVISTPTDMYLIMEYVEGGELYDYIVQKGRVRESEARYIFQQIVCAIEYCHHFRVVHRDLKPENILLGTGLQVKLIDFGLSNITKDGEFLATSCGSPNYAAPEVISGKLYFGPEVDVWSCGVILYALLCGCLPFDEDSIPLLFSKIKKGKYAMPSNMQAGPRELIQQILVVDPLVRLTVPQIRDNAWFNQRLPMRLSYSESIFSVKEDRILSVLVSETAKRLGVRDRDVRKELEHGSGAAYVAYNILLDARRRREIAAEVRELGMSGDESRGIGHAIGTQQTKFQPKAMERELNMGLMLTQSPAMVVLLDEDDATRNKWAYNRGFFVPASTATFGDTKVSDTSLSDVSGNGGPGGPPSVGSFRITSKVCTGSLIGSGSAGSSLHAPGSLRGAAGLTGGGSSHRRTGMLSGTGGTAASQLGVSLSDQPRVGSVARKHAMYTAEEEQFIVENNYGWRIGIMTDWRAEKSLSAIYDVLRSFGMQWKVVSPFRLLARSTAETWSVVADSTQSPKASTWQNTLNSYSIESSAPIRIGSRSGAPASGSSDDHEGDDVAGSMLRDEESIHLQVAHTRRPGAAGRSLVSAPGGGFHTNTSQVARGNYFGNLQGGDEEAAMVAGRTTTSILPSVHVTESESASPSSPFNPRDASSLASTSTSAVAETITPPLNPVVLSLYFFRIHERHDKGYLVDFKVMRNAMVGADLVLLLSDALVRKLG, from the coding sequence ATGGCGCAGAACGCGTATCCACCTTCATGGGAGAGCAGCTACTCGCACTCCCGTAGCGGTGGTCCCCCATTGTACCCGGTGCTTCCCGAGCAGATGATCGGCAGCTACGTCATTCGTGAGACCATCGGCCGCGGTAGCTTTGGCAAGGTGAAGAAAGGGCGACATGTGCACACTGGAGAGTACGTCGCCATTAAGATCCTCAACCGCCAAAAACTCAAGTCTGCCAACATGGACAGAAAAATCCACCGCGAGATCGAAATCCTTCAGTTGTTCTCTCACCCGAACATCTGCCGTCTCTACGAGGTCATCTCCACACCGACGGACATGTACCTTATCATGGAGTACGTGGAGGGTGGGGAGCTGTACGACTACATTGTGCAGAAGGGCCGTGTGCGAGAAAGCGAGGCGCGTTACATCTTCCAGCAGATTGTGTGCGCCATCGAGTACTGTCACCACTTCCGCGTCGTGCATCGAGACCTGAAACCAGAGAACATTCTGCTTGGAACTGGGCTGCAGGTGAAGCTAATTGACTTTGGTCTTTCGAACATCACGAAGGATGGCGAATTCCTCGCAACGTCGTGTGGGTCACCCAACTACGCCGCACCAGAAGTCATTTCCGGTAAGCTGTACTTTGGTCCTGAGGTGGATGTGTGGTCTTGCGGCGTCATTCTTTACGCGCTGCTCTGCGGGTGTCTTCCGTTCGACGAGGACAGCATTCCGCTCCTTTTCAGCAAAATCAAGAAGGGCAAGTACGCCATGCCGTCCAACATGCAGGCGGGGCCACGGGAGCTCATTCAGCAGATCCTCGTCGTAGACCCACTCGTGCGACTGACCGTCCCGCAAATCCGTGACAACGCCTGGTTCAATCAGCGCCTGCCAATGCGGCTGTCGTACAGTGAGTCCATCTTCAGCGTGAAGGAGGACCGCATTTTATCGGTGTTGGTCAGCGAGACAGCGAAGCGGCTGGGGGTGCGGGACAGGGATGTGCGCAAAGAGCTCGAGCACGGCTCCGGTGCCGCCTATGTCGCCTACAATATTCTCCTGGAcgcacgccgccgtcgcgagATCGCGGCTGAGGTCCGAGAGCTTGGCATGTCCGGCGATGAGTCCCGTGGGATAGGCCACGCCATCGGCACCCAGCAGACAAAGTTTCAGCCCAAGGCGATGGAGCGGGAGCTCAACATGGGTCTCATGCTGACACAGAGCCCcgcgatggtggtgctgctcgatgAGGACGATGCAACGAGGAACAAGTGGGCCTACAACCGCGGCTTCTTCGTGCCTGCCTCCACCGCAACCTTTGGCGACACGAAGGTGAGTGATACGAGCCTGAGTGATGTGAGCGGCAATGGGGGCCCAGGCGGGCCGCCCTCAGTTGGCTCCTTCCGCATCACCTCCAAGGTCTGCACCGGATCTCTGATCGGCTCCGGCAGCGCAGGCTCTTCCTTGCATGCGCCAGGCAGTctgcgcggcgctgcggggctcacgggcggcggcagcagccatcgGCGTACAGGCATGCTGTCTGGCACTGGCGGAaccgccgcctcgcagctAGGGGTGAGCCTCAGCGACCAACCGCGTGTCGGATCTGTCGCCCGAAAACACGCCATGTAcaccgcggaggaggagcagttTATTGTGGAGAACAATTATGGCTGGCGCATCGGCATCATGACGGACTGGCGGGCAGAGAAGTCGCTCTCCGCGATCTATGACGTCTTGCGCTCCTTCGGGATGCAGTGGAAGGTAGTCTCGCCTTTCCGTCTCCTGGCACGGTCAACGGCTGAGACATGGAGTGTGGTAGCGGACTCGACGCAATCCCCCAAAGCATCCACGTGGCAAAACACACTAAACTCCTACTCCATTGAATCCTCTGCACCGATCCGCAttggcagccgcagcggcgccccagcgagcggcagcagtgacgaTCACGAGGGCGACGACGTCGCTGGTAGCATGCTGCGCGACGAGGAGTCCATCCACTTACAGGTGGCCCACACCCGACGaccaggcgctgcaggtcgCAGCCTCGTGagtgcaccaggtggcggcTTCCACACTAACACGAGCCAGGTTGCGCGCGGCAACTACTTCGGCAACCTACAAGGCGGAGACGAGGaagcggcgatggtggctGGAAGAACGACGACGTCGATACTTCCGTCAGTGCATGTAACCGAGAGCGagtcggcgtcgccgtcctcgccgtTTAACCCTCGCGATGCGTCCTCGTTGGCGAGCACCTCTACCTCTGCCGTTGCGGAAACAATCACGCCGCCGCTCAACCctgtcgttctctctctttatttcTTTCGCATTCACGAGCGGCACGATAAAGGTTACCTGGTCGATTTCAAGGTCATGCGGAATGCCATGGTCGGCGCAGACctcgtgctcctcctctccgaTGCGCTGGTCAGGAAGCTGGGCTGA
- a CDS encoding UDP-GlcNAc:PI a1-6 GlcNAc-transferase, putative (TriTrypDB/GeneDB-style sysID: LpmP.29.2050), translated as MPRSSTTEICMLVWPVSPATQILGANDSIAWVVGWNDRRLYIIVTWFLRNCTLEEAKAELQKIRCVLQNYNGNMPEMPYSSLTILGCVRPSSTSHGSNLYSVAEEEDIRDARRSSYLWLELLEGPVLAELWCCGARVQPCQLHVVRCDPAKALSISPTIFSATALYGVSGVRQLQSGIVPVCAPGASSNLEGVLLPGVMRKEAGPRVLKRDQQRWRNTSFVSDSITMPAEDSFSDRDTVEQSGVLTGRRREMFVNSNISFATHSNSFGEDALASPEWHRNSSLRDRLAAGPEESFTPLEGDDSGVTAPVSTATLSDSEIEQVDSGDRKRGWRSSSHFEKHRARSTLAPPQSIAPPPPAGVPPRLDFTSTTDRAEMSILLATMRAGRNVRRVMQKEELDNYVKEETVEPLTGVLKYAVDFIFSYVISLLKLLRFSKTAELLLYRTSEFVHFLCAVSFANDSCGLHPVLPHQVSPYANRRYVCIFGYISRCAVDLVLGVLVYLCVSAWGPSLFVASQYVARHCLYEMHAAYMDWFDGYPAGLKVNEDLNMALCFFAKCVLEVWDALLRWSPATLPSLVSFQSDSFAVEAYVNSTVAAVGTAAPLSTLSYPASEDQLQAVYEWIRMSLHLRIFCLLGCSTAAALVSDITGLVSLHLRFLYHAVALPYRFARVLLTNLFRQFYGVKYNPLRKRYDSYHFQVDQMLAATFLFVIISFLFPTLAVYYLYFSFVLAMIWYTETCMESVAYLSLHVPVFPIVYWLWMRHQLSGGVALSSPVITSVRQLLSCGSRSGSHEEALASHTVEVTVEALPLPLSLMLTDFFVVVDIIMTRLRPTKVALLVLHGRMAYSPKMTDVIGPHLLTNCVSPQCTLCTPPPEKVVLKDK; from the coding sequence ATGCCGCGCTCTAGCACAACCGAAATATGTATGCTCGTGTGGCCGGTCTCGCCCGCCACGCAGATCCTGGGTGCGAACGACTCCATTGCGTGGGTGGTAGGGTGGAATGACCGACGCCTGTACATCATTGTGACGTGGTTTCTGCGAAACTGCACAttggaggaggcaaaggcaGAGCTACAGAAAATCAGGTGTGTCCTGCAGAACTACAACGGGAATATGCCAGAGATGCCGTACAGTAGTCTGACTATCCTGGGCTGCGTGCGacccagcagcacctctcaCGGCTCTAACCTGTACTCCgtcgcggaggaggaagacatCCGCGACGCACGTAGGAGCAGCTATCTCTGGCTGGAACTGCTTGAAGGCCCAGTGTTGGCGGAgctgtggtgctgtggtgcgcgcgTGCAGCCTTGCCAACTGCATGTTGTGCGGTGTGATCCAGCCAAGGCGCTTTCCATTAGTCCCACCATCTTCTCGGCCACAGCGCTCTACGGGGTATCGggggtgcggcagctgcagagcgggATCGTGCCGGTGTGCGCACCAGGGGCGAGCTCGAACCTGGAAGGCGTTCTTCTTCCGGGGGTCATGCGCAAGGAAGCGGGGCCGCGCGTACTCAAGCGGGATCAGCAACGCTGGCGCAACACGAGCTTCGTGAGCGACTCCATCACGATGCCCGCCGAGGACAGTTTCTCCGACCGCGACACGGTGGAACAGTCTGGTGTGCTAACAGGCAGGCGTCGGGAAATGTTTGTCAACAGTAACATCAGTTTCGCGACCCATTCCAACAGCTTTGGGGAAGACGCTTTGGCCAGCCCGGAGTGGCATCGGAACAGCTCCCTGCGCGACCGCCTGGCAGCAGGTCCGGAGGAAAGCTTTACACCCTTGGAAGGCGACGATAGCGGGGTGACAGCGCCGGTCAGCACGGCGACGCTGAGTGACTCGGAAATAGAGCAGGTGGACAGCGGCGATCgaaagagggggtggcgatCGTCGTCGCACTTCGAGAAGCACCGCGCTCGGAGTACGCTGGCCCCGCCGCAGAGTAtcgctccaccgccaccggcggGTGTGCCACCTCGCCTTGACTTCACCTCGACCACCGACAGGGCAGAGATGAGCATCCTTCTGGCAACAATGCGTGCCGGCCGAAATGTGCGCCGCGTCATGCAGAAGGAGGAGTTGGACAACTACGTCAAGGAAGAAACCGTGGAACCGCTGACGGGAGTACTAAAATACGCTGTCGACTTCATCTTCAGCTACGTCATCAGTCTCTTGAAACTCCTGCGTTTCAGCAAGacagcagagctgctgctctacCGAACGTCTGAGTTTGTGCACTTCTTGTGTGCCGTCAGCTTCGCCAACGACTCCTGCGGCCTCCAtccggtgctgccgcaccaaGTCTCGCCCTACGCTAATCGCCGCTATGTCTGCATCTTTGGCTACATATCGCGCTGCGCGGTGGACCTGGTGCTTGGAGTGCTCGTTTACTTGTGCGTGTCAGCCTGGGGCCCGTCCCTCTTTGTCGCCTCGCAGTACGTGGCGCGTCACTGCCTGTACGAAATGCACGCTGCCTACATGGACTGGTTTGACGGCTACCCGGCTGGGCTGAAGGTAAATGAAGACCTGAACATGGCGCTCTGCTTCTTCGCCAAGTGCGTGCTGGAGGTGTgggatgcgctgctgaggtggtCTCCTGCCACGCTGCCGAGCCTCGTATCCTTCCAATCGGACTCGTTCGCAGTGGAGGCGTACGTGAACAGCacagtcgctgctgtcggtacggcggcgccgttgtCAACGTTGTCTTACCCCGCCTCCGAAGATCAGCTTCAAGCAGTGTACGAGTGGATCCGCATGTCGCTTCACCTGCGCATCTTCTGCCTTCtaggctgcagcaccgctgctgccctcgtcTCCGACATCACCGGCCTCGTTTCGCTGCACCTACGCTTCCTTTACCACGCCGTCGCGTTGCCATACCGCTTTGCTCGCGTCTTGCTCACAAACCTCTTTCGTCAGTTCTACGGCGTCAAGTACAACCCCCTGCGCAAGCGCTACGATAGTTATCACTTCCAGGTGGATCAGATGCTCGCCGCCACGTTTCTCTTCGTCATCATCAGCTTCCTGTTTCCTACACTGGCCGTGTACTACCTGTACTTTTCCTTTGTGCTGGCTATGATTTGGTACACGGAGACATGCATGGAGTCTGTCGCCTACCTCTCCCTGCACGTGCCGGTCTTTCCGATTGTGTACTGGCTGTGGATGCGACATCAACTAAGTGGAGGGGTGGCGCTCTCGAGCCCCGTCATCACCAGTGTGCGTCAACTCCTcagctgtggcagccgcTCAGGCAGccacgaggaggcgctcgCCTCCCACACGGTCGAGGTGACGGTGGAGGCGTTGCCGCTTCCACTATCCCTCATGCTGACTGATTTCTTCGTTGTTGTCGACATCATTATGACACGCCTGCGACCGACAAAGGTAGCCTTGTTGGTGCTGCACGGCAGGATGGCGTACTCCCCGAAGATGACTGACGTTATCGGACCTCATCTTCTGACGAACTGCGTGTCGCCACAGTGCACCCTGTGCACCCCGCCACCCGAGAAGGTTGTCTTGAAGGACAAATGA